Proteins from one Cicer arietinum cultivar CDC Frontier isolate Library 1 chromosome 3, Cicar.CDCFrontier_v2.0, whole genome shotgun sequence genomic window:
- the LOC101492173 gene encoding transcription factor UNE10: MSQCVPSWDVEENPEPPRVTLRSNSNSTNPDVPMLDYDVAELTWENGQISMHGLGLPRVPVKHSTNAATTPNKDTWEKPRASGTLESIVNQATTIPHRGKSPFFAGGGMYGNVLVPWLDPQRAAAISATTNGMTMDALVPCSNPTKEQRIQTMDSISRVGIGTYMVGGPTPVGSCSAAPAATQEEGALVVAAAVKRGRVAHVVGSGRGQSVSGSGTFGRQSEQVTLDTYEREFGMGGFTSTSIASLDNTSSEKQCTKTTVDDHDSVCHSRPTMEDADVDAKKRENRKSSVSTKRSRAAAIHNQSERKRRDKINQRMKTLQKLVPNSNKTDKASMLDEVIEYLKNLQAQVQIVNRFNMSSMMMPMNMQQQLQMSIMNQMGMGMGMGMTGMPMGIGMGMGMDMNTMNRANIPNIPGMPPVLHPSAFMPMASWDVGGSCDRLQGPPGATGMTDPLSTLLGCQSQPMSMDAYSRIAAMCQQMQQPQGPGPKS, translated from the exons ATGAGCCAGTGTGTTCCTAGTTGGGATGTTGAAGAAAATCCAGAACCACCAAGAGTCACTCTTCGTTCCAACTCTAATTCAACTAACCCTGATGTTCCCAT GTTAGACTATGATGTTGCGGAACTAACATGGGAAAATGGACAAATTTCGATGCATGGCTTAGGGTTACCGAGAGTTCCGGTTAAACACTCAACAAACGCAGCTACCACTCCTAACAAAGATACATGGGAGAAGCCTCGTGCTAGTGGCACGTTGGAGTCCATAGTGAACCAAGCGACTACCATACCACACCGCGGAAAATCACCATTTTTCGCCGGTGGTGGTATGTATGGTAACGTGTTAGTCCCATGGCTTGACCCTCAAAGGGCCGCAGCCATATCTGCAACAACCAACGGTATGACTATGGATGCGTTGGTGCCATGCTCCAATCCCACAAAGGAGCAGAGAATCCAAACAATGGATTCAATCTCCAGAGTAGGGATTGGAACGTATATGGTTGGTGGTCCCACACCAGTGGGGTCTTGTAGCGCTGCCCCCGCCGCAACGCAGGAAGAAGGGGCCCTGGTTGTTGCGGCTGCGGTAAAGCGTGGAAGGGTAGCGCATGTAGTGGGGAGTGGGAGGGGTCAGAGTGTGAGTGGTAGTGGGACGTTTGGGAGACAAAGTGAACAAGTGACACTAGACACGTACGAGAGGGAATTTGGTATGGGTGGTTTTACTTCGACTTCAATAGCGTCTTTGGATAACACTAGCTCCGAAAAACAGTGCACAAAGACCACCGTTGACGACCATGATTCTGTTTGCCATAGTAGACCAACG ATGGAGGATGCTGACGTGGATgctaaaaaaagagaaaatcgaAAATCATCCGTTTCCACTAAAAGGAGCAGAGCTGCAGCTATACACAATCAATCTGAAAGA AAAAGGAGGGATAAGATAAACCAAAGAATGAAGACATTGCAAAAGTTGGTCCCAAATTCCAATAAG ACTGATAAAGCTTCAATGTTGGATGAGGTGATAGAATATCTGAAAAATTTGCAAGCACAAGTGCAAATAGTGAATAGATTCAACATGTCGTCGATGATGATGCCAATGAACATGCAGCAACAACTTCAAATGTCGATCATGAATCAAATGGGTATGGGAATGGGGATGGGAATGACTGGGATGCCTATGGGTATAGGAATGGGGATGGGAATGGATATGAATACCATGAATCGAGCTAATATACCTAACATACCTGGAATGCCTCCTGTCCTTCACCCTTCTGCATTCATGCCTATGGCTTCATGGGATGTAGGCGGCAGCTGCGACCGGCTTCAAGGGCCTCCGGGAGCCACCGGGATGACTGACCCACTCTCCACACTTCTTGGATGCCAATCGCAG CCCATGAGCATGGACGCCTATAGTAGGATTGCTGCCATGTGTCAGCAGATGCAACAACCTCAAGGTCCGGGTCCTAAGAGCTGA